Proteins encoded within one genomic window of Hahella chejuensis KCTC 2396:
- a CDS encoding trimeric intracellular cation channel family protein, producing the protein MYVFLDFFGIAVFAISGALVAGHKKLDVFGVLVVALVTCLGGGTLRDLVLNAHPVVWIANTTYLGVGIISALATFVLVRLKRTPLHMLEVCDAIGLAFFTIAGTQKAQALGHSFEICLLMGIMTGVAGGVLRDIICNEIPLIFHREIYATPAIAGSFLYLTLSYFNIDTDVAALSGMAVTLASRLAGVYFNISLPAFLFSEDGKESPKPD; encoded by the coding sequence ATGTACGTGTTTCTGGATTTCTTTGGTATTGCTGTATTCGCCATCTCCGGCGCGCTTGTCGCCGGACATAAGAAACTGGACGTTTTCGGCGTGCTTGTGGTCGCCCTGGTAACCTGTCTCGGCGGCGGCACCCTGCGCGATCTGGTGTTGAACGCTCACCCCGTCGTGTGGATAGCCAACACCACCTATCTGGGCGTGGGCATTATCTCCGCCCTCGCCACTTTCGTGCTGGTCCGGCTCAAACGCACCCCCTTGCACATGTTGGAAGTCTGCGACGCCATAGGTCTGGCCTTTTTTACTATCGCCGGTACGCAAAAAGCGCAGGCGCTGGGCCACAGCTTTGAGATTTGTTTGCTGATGGGCATCATGACCGGGGTCGCCGGCGGCGTCCTACGGGATATTATATGCAATGAGATCCCACTGATTTTTCATCGCGAGATTTACGCGACCCCGGCGATCGCCGGATCTTTTCTATATCTGACACTGAGTTATTTCAATATTGATACAGACGTCGCCGCCTTGTCAGGCATGGCGGTCACTCTGGCGTCCCGTCTTGCAGGGGTGTACTTCAATATCAGTTTGCCCGCATTTCTCTTTTCTGAAGATGGAAAGGAAAGTCCCAAGCCGGACTAG
- the apaG gene encoding Co2+/Mg2+ efflux protein ApaG, with protein sequence MSETSLYDIRVSVRTQFIASQSDPDNNRFVFAYHITILNEGARAAQLLRRRWLIIDGDNKEQEVTGDGVVGQQPVIQPGASYEYSSGCVLDTEVGAMEGHYEMLADDGHLFNAEIPRFILAAPRVLH encoded by the coding sequence ATGAGTGAGACGTCTTTGTACGATATTCGGGTAAGTGTGCGCACGCAGTTCATTGCGTCACAATCGGACCCGGACAATAACCGCTTCGTGTTCGCCTATCACATCACCATCCTGAATGAGGGCGCGCGTGCGGCGCAGCTGTTACGGCGGCGCTGGCTGATCATTGACGGCGACAACAAGGAGCAGGAAGTCACCGGCGATGGCGTGGTGGGACAACAGCCGGTCATTCAACCAGGCGCAAGCTATGAATATTCCAGCGGCTGTGTGCTGGATACGGAAGTTGGCGCGATGGAAGGACATTACGAGATGCTGGCTGACGATGGCCATCTGTTCAACGCGGAGATTCCCCGCTTTATACTCGCTGCGCCCCGCGTCCTGCATTAG
- a CDS encoding prephenate dehydratase, whose product MIVYQGHEGAYSHLACKHVFPDREARACSSFRAAMEEVEQGKADLAMIPLENSTAGRVEEIYRLIPQMSLHIQEEHFEAVNHCLMALPGARLEDLRVVGSHPQALAQCADHIRELGLDPVATLDTAGAALEVSQSGDKTKAAIASSLAAELYGLEVLKENFQDKTGNTTRFIILSHESKLPPLEPGVKYITSLLFRVRNIPAALYKALGGFATNGVNLVKLESYMPGGTLNASQFHVDIEGHIDSPNMKLALEELTFFAEDIRMLGTYRAHPTRASRSFHD is encoded by the coding sequence GTGATTGTCTATCAAGGTCATGAGGGCGCTTACTCCCATCTGGCGTGCAAGCATGTTTTTCCCGATCGTGAAGCCAGAGCGTGCAGCTCGTTTCGCGCCGCGATGGAAGAGGTGGAGCAAGGCAAAGCTGATCTGGCGATGATTCCTCTGGAGAATTCCACCGCCGGCCGAGTGGAGGAGATTTACCGCTTGATTCCGCAAATGAGCCTGCATATTCAGGAAGAGCACTTTGAAGCGGTGAATCACTGCCTTATGGCGCTTCCCGGCGCTCGTTTGGAGGACCTGCGCGTCGTCGGCTCACACCCGCAGGCGTTGGCGCAATGCGCCGACCACATTCGTGAACTGGGCCTGGACCCCGTCGCCACCCTGGACACCGCCGGCGCAGCCCTGGAAGTCAGCCAAAGCGGCGATAAAACCAAAGCCGCTATCGCGTCCAGTCTGGCGGCGGAGCTGTATGGACTGGAGGTTCTGAAAGAGAATTTTCAGGACAAAACCGGCAACACCACCCGTTTCATCATCCTTTCCCATGAAAGCAAATTGCCGCCGCTGGAGCCGGGAGTGAAATATATCACCTCCCTGCTGTTCCGGGTGCGCAATATACCCGCCGCTTTGTACAAGGCGCTGGGTGGGTTCGCCACCAATGGCGTAAACCTGGTGAAACTGGAAAGTTATATGCCGGGCGGCACCTTGAACGCCAGTCAATTCCACGTGGACATTGAGGGTCATATCGACTCGCCGAATATGAAGCTTGCCCTGGAAGAGCTGACGTTCTTCGCCGAGGACATTCGCATGTTGGGCACTTATCGAGCGCATCCAACGCGCGCCAGCCGCAGCTTTCACGACTGA
- a CDS encoding DUF423 domain-containing protein: MREEDKHGGSGILAAGLILMGLSVAMGAVGAHLVAHYRPEAMSSFETAVRYHSLHALGLIILALTRGFWSRKAYGIVAAFFAAGLVLFCGGLYAKTLLQFSFPNGFIPTGGMAFILGWLIWGAEAMRLKWGGRKRAL; the protein is encoded by the coding sequence ATGCGTGAGGAAGATAAACATGGCGGCTCGGGCATATTGGCGGCCGGCCTGATTCTCATGGGGTTGTCGGTGGCCATGGGAGCCGTCGGCGCGCACTTGGTGGCGCATTATCGCCCCGAGGCGATGAGCAGTTTTGAAACCGCTGTACGCTACCACTCGCTTCATGCTTTGGGACTTATCATTCTGGCGCTGACGCGGGGATTTTGGTCGCGTAAGGCTTATGGTATTGTGGCGGCCTTTTTCGCTGCGGGGCTTGTTTTGTTCTGTGGCGGATTGTACGCCAAGACTTTGTTGCAATTCAGTTTTCCCAATGGATTCATACCCACCGGAGGCATGGCTTTCATCCTGGGGTGGTTGATTTGGGGGGCTGAAGCGATGCGCCTGAAATGGGGCGGGCGTAAGCGGGCGTTATAA
- a CDS encoding symmetrical bis(5'-nucleosyl)-tetraphosphatase, whose product MATYAIGDIQGCFEPLQRLLDKLGFDPAVDSLWFAGDLINRGPQSLECLRFIKSLGDRAISVLGNHDLHALAVYYGGEKIKRKDTFQSILQAPDCEELMQWLLRHPLAYYDADRNIFMSHAGLPPQWSVAQALTLAMELQQALRGPDAKTYFQSMYGNEPARWREDLTGLERLRCITNYFTRMRFLDAEGGLEFKHKEKIETAPPGFAPWFSYPRQDDTTILFGHWAALQGHTGQARFVALDTGCVWGGTLRAVNLDTMEMTEVAHA is encoded by the coding sequence ATGGCGACCTATGCAATCGGAGACATACAGGGTTGTTTTGAGCCCTTACAACGCTTACTGGACAAGTTGGGGTTCGACCCCGCAGTAGACTCGCTCTGGTTTGCGGGTGACTTAATTAACCGGGGACCGCAGTCCCTGGAATGCCTTCGCTTCATCAAAAGTCTGGGCGACAGAGCGATCAGTGTGCTCGGCAATCATGATTTGCACGCTTTAGCGGTGTATTACGGCGGCGAGAAAATCAAACGTAAGGACACCTTCCAGAGCATTTTGCAGGCGCCGGATTGCGAGGAACTGATGCAATGGCTGCTGCGCCATCCACTCGCTTACTATGACGCAGACCGCAATATCTTTATGAGCCATGCCGGCTTGCCGCCGCAATGGAGCGTCGCCCAGGCGTTAACGTTGGCGATGGAGTTGCAGCAGGCGTTGCGTGGCCCTGACGCCAAGACCTACTTTCAAAGTATGTACGGGAATGAACCGGCCCGCTGGCGTGAAGACCTGACAGGGCTGGAGCGTTTGCGTTGCATTACCAACTATTTCACGCGCATGCGTTTCCTGGACGCAGAAGGCGGTCTTGAGTTCAAGCACAAGGAAAAGATTGAAACTGCGCCGCCGGGATTTGCCCCCTGGTTCAGCTACCCAAGGCAAGACGATACGACGATCCTGTTTGGCCATTGGGCGGCTCTGCAAGGACATACAGGGCAAGCCCGCTTTGTGGCGCTGGACACAGGGTGTGTGTGGGGAGGAACCCTGCGCGCCGTCAATCTGGACACCATGGAAATGACAGAGGTGGCGCATGCGTGA
- a CDS encoding molecular chaperone DnaJ has product MQLILGFLLALIFFWLLQHVFQAPPEKRKKNLTYLALGVGGAVVLLLVVTGRLNIIAALFAAFLLLFKRLPALLQWLPLLRKLFNAGREAAIGGGGQSSIETSLLRMTLDHRSGKMDGEVLAGGYSGQNLQAMDVASLASLYRSAVRDYQDSIELLETYFEREYGVHWRTQFSVDDVDNVAAHDEAMTLADAKDVLGLTDRDLNEDEVVEAHRRLMQKFHPDRGGSNYLAAKINEAKRILLDHLRSQGYQ; this is encoded by the coding sequence GTGCAACTGATATTGGGGTTCTTGCTGGCGTTAATTTTTTTCTGGTTGCTGCAGCATGTATTTCAGGCTCCACCGGAAAAAAGAAAGAAAAATCTGACCTATCTCGCCTTGGGCGTTGGCGGCGCTGTTGTCCTGTTGCTGGTGGTGACCGGCAGGCTCAATATCATCGCAGCCTTGTTCGCCGCGTTTCTGCTGCTGTTTAAACGACTCCCTGCTCTTCTGCAGTGGCTGCCGCTACTGCGCAAACTGTTCAATGCAGGCCGTGAGGCCGCCATCGGAGGGGGAGGACAATCCAGTATTGAAACCAGTTTATTGAGAATGACCTTGGATCATCGCAGCGGCAAGATGGATGGCGAGGTGCTGGCGGGAGGTTATTCCGGGCAAAATCTACAGGCGATGGATGTCGCCAGCCTGGCTAGCCTTTATCGATCTGCAGTGAGGGACTATCAAGACTCTATTGAGCTATTGGAAACCTATTTTGAGCGCGAGTATGGCGTGCACTGGCGCACCCAATTCTCTGTGGACGATGTGGATAACGTAGCGGCGCATGACGAGGCCATGACGCTGGCTGACGCCAAAGATGTGCTTGGCCTGACGGATCGGGACTTGAATGAAGACGAGGTCGTGGAGGCGCATCGCCGTCTGATGCAAAAGTTTCATCCCGATCGCGGCGGCAGTAATTATCTGGCGGCGAAAATCAACGAAGCCAAACGCATTCTACTGGACCATCTACGCAGCCAGGGATACCAATAA
- a CDS encoding substrate-binding periplasmic protein: protein MTGFYRLHAALCSVFALWLGFAVPALGAETPAEEGKTVRIATGEWLPYVSEAQPHWGALGHIITTAFNRAGYQVKFQNFPWARGYQLVKDGVWDATMPYYCSSDREQEFYCSNPLVSGEQVFFHLKEVPVQWEKLSDLKGYSIGATLGYYYGETFEKAESSGELMVKRIASDEKNMQLLMMGRIKLFPQDKEVGYSTVRHMYPHQKELLTHHPKPIHSKTLHLIFPRDNPSSPELLRVFNEQLSLLKRQGVWERYMRGMRDGAYEKPATATPPAGKEH, encoded by the coding sequence GTGACGGGTTTTTATCGATTGCACGCTGCATTATGCAGCGTGTTTGCTTTGTGGTTGGGATTCGCCGTACCAGCTTTGGGAGCGGAAACGCCTGCTGAGGAAGGCAAAACGGTCCGCATCGCCACCGGAGAATGGCTGCCTTACGTGAGTGAGGCGCAGCCGCACTGGGGCGCGTTGGGACACATCATCACTACCGCCTTTAACCGCGCGGGTTATCAGGTGAAGTTTCAGAATTTTCCCTGGGCGAGGGGATATCAACTGGTCAAAGATGGCGTTTGGGACGCCACCATGCCTTATTATTGCTCTTCGGATCGCGAACAGGAATTCTATTGCAGCAACCCCCTGGTCAGCGGCGAGCAGGTATTCTTTCACCTGAAGGAAGTGCCAGTTCAGTGGGAGAAGCTGTCTGATTTGAAAGGGTATTCTATCGGCGCCACGCTGGGGTACTACTACGGAGAAACTTTTGAAAAGGCGGAGTCCAGCGGCGAGCTGATGGTGAAACGCATCGCCAGTGACGAGAAAAACATGCAATTGCTGATGATGGGACGTATCAAGCTGTTTCCTCAGGATAAAGAAGTCGGCTACAGCACCGTTCGTCACATGTATCCCCATCAAAAAGAGCTGCTGACCCATCACCCTAAGCCAATTCACTCCAAAACCCTGCATCTCATTTTTCCTCGCGATAATCCATCCAGCCCAGAACTATTGCGAGTCTTCAATGAGCAGTTGAGTCTGTTAAAGCGACAGGGCGTCTGGGAGCGGTATATGCGGGGCATGCGCGACGGGGCTTACGAGAAGCCCGCTACGGCGACGCCGCCAGCGGGCAAAGAACATTGA
- a CDS encoding YceH family protein, with product MKKDLTLYETRVVGVLLEKEITTPDQYPLSLNALVNACNQKSNRHPVLELDEATVRQTLEALQRKDLVKGSSYGSRVEKYHHRFCNTEFGELKLDAQQVAVVCELLLRGPQTPGELRSRASRMAEFSDVQATESTLKRLLEHKLGPLVVMLPREPGKRESRYMHMFSSDIEPVETAAPSDSGSISAYKAKITDLEVRLEALQEENDALKKKLRQLGQVV from the coding sequence ATGAAAAAAGATCTGACGCTTTATGAAACCCGTGTAGTCGGGGTGTTGCTGGAGAAAGAAATCACGACGCCGGATCAATATCCGTTGTCATTGAATGCGTTGGTGAACGCCTGTAACCAGAAAAGCAATCGCCATCCGGTACTGGAGCTGGATGAGGCGACTGTCCGTCAAACCCTGGAAGCGCTGCAACGTAAGGATCTGGTTAAAGGCAGTAGTTATGGAAGCAGGGTGGAGAAGTATCACCATCGCTTTTGCAACACGGAGTTTGGCGAACTAAAGCTGGATGCGCAGCAAGTGGCCGTTGTATGCGAGCTACTGCTACGGGGTCCGCAAACGCCGGGAGAGCTGCGCTCACGCGCGAGCAGAATGGCTGAGTTCTCTGATGTCCAGGCGACGGAGTCGACGCTGAAGCGGCTGCTCGAACACAAGCTGGGACCATTGGTCGTAATGCTGCCGCGCGAGCCGGGCAAGAGAGAGTCGCGCTATATGCATATGTTCAGCAGCGACATAGAACCAGTCGAGACGGCGGCCCCTTCTGACTCCGGCAGCATCTCCGCCTACAAGGCGAAAATAACGGATTTGGAGGTGCGCTTGGAGGCGCTGCAGGAAGAAAACGACGCATTGAAGAAAAAGTTGAGACAGCTGGGACAGGTGGTGTAA
- a CDS encoding 3-deoxy-7-phosphoheptulonate synthase: MNQAATVKESGVKSMGIKARAVIDETLKHMEPPIQPMGDILPSANQLRHRYPVNAYLATQLENARTAINNIVHGDDPRLLVVVGPCSVHDTDGVLEYGRRLAELKPQLDDRMQIVMRAYVEKPRTTVGWKGLVYDPLLDGSHHMAYGLDKARRLMVELAHLGLPLATEALSPIVSDYLQDLVSWTAIGARTTESQLHREMASGLTSAVGFKNGTDGGVEVAIQAMQSSRSPHCYPTLSTCGRPQMRKTLGNPHVHLVLRGGRGNPNYDEGSVREYSEALEKHGLPVRLMVDCSHDNSRKDFRNQSKVLNEVVRQLKTGSSTIMGVMLESYLQEGNQKVHPDRPLQYGVSITDGCIGWGETERLLSDLYEQLPAK, encoded by the coding sequence ATGAACCAGGCAGCGACAGTCAAAGAATCCGGCGTAAAGTCGATGGGAATCAAGGCAAGAGCAGTTATCGACGAGACATTGAAACATATGGAGCCACCAATACAGCCGATGGGCGATATCCTGCCCTCCGCCAATCAACTTCGGCACCGCTACCCCGTTAACGCGTATCTGGCTACTCAGCTGGAGAATGCGCGCACAGCCATCAACAATATTGTGCACGGCGATGATCCGCGTTTGTTGGTCGTTGTCGGCCCTTGCTCCGTACACGACACCGATGGCGTGTTGGAGTACGGTCGTCGCTTGGCGGAACTGAAGCCGCAATTGGATGACCGCATGCAAATCGTTATGCGCGCATACGTAGAAAAGCCCCGTACTACCGTTGGCTGGAAAGGTTTGGTGTACGACCCTCTATTAGATGGCTCTCACCACATGGCCTACGGTTTGGACAAGGCCAGAAGGCTGATGGTCGAGTTGGCTCATCTTGGCCTGCCCCTGGCGACGGAAGCGTTGAGTCCTATAGTCTCGGACTACCTGCAGGACTTGGTGTCCTGGACGGCGATTGGCGCTCGCACCACAGAGAGTCAATTGCACAGAGAGATGGCCAGCGGCCTGACCTCCGCAGTCGGATTCAAGAACGGGACGGACGGCGGAGTGGAAGTGGCGATACAAGCCATGCAGTCCAGCCGCTCCCCTCACTGTTACCCCACCTTGTCCACCTGCGGACGTCCCCAAATGCGCAAAACCCTCGGCAACCCTCACGTTCACTTAGTGCTACGCGGTGGTAGAGGCAACCCCAATTACGATGAAGGCAGCGTTAGAGAATACAGCGAAGCGCTGGAAAAACACGGCCTGCCAGTGCGCCTGATGGTCGACTGCAGCCACGATAACAGCCGAAAGGACTTCCGCAATCAATCCAAAGTGCTGAATGAAGTGGTGCGTCAGCTTAAAACAGGCAGCTCCACGATCATGGGCGTCATGCTGGAAAGTTATCTGCAGGAAGGCAATCAGAAGGTGCATCCAGACAGACCGTTGCAATACGGCGTTTCGATTACTGATGGATGCATAGGCTGGGGGGAAACGGAGCGTTTGTTGTCCGATTTGTACGAACAGCTGCCTGCGAAGTAA
- the rsmA gene encoding 16S rRNA (adenine(1518)-N(6)/adenine(1519)-N(6))-dimethyltransferase RsmA, which produces MGRHNENIGHQARKRFGQNFLHDQGVIDRIVRSINPKSDQNLVEIGPGLGALTEELLKSGGSVTAVELDRDLTPILRTKFFNYPQFNVIEADALKFDFTQLATPERPMRLIGNLPYNISTPLIFHLLTFRGLVQDMYFMLQKEVVDRLAAKPGEDAYGRLGVMAQYYCKVESLFNVGPGAFQPAPKVWSAIVRLTPYTEPPLACKDVATLTTVVRQAFAMRRKTLRNTLKQLITVDALQSLDIDPQIRPERLGLPEFVRIADYVYDHPLENES; this is translated from the coding sequence ATGGGAAGGCATAACGAGAACATCGGGCATCAGGCGCGCAAGCGTTTTGGGCAGAACTTCCTGCATGATCAGGGCGTCATTGACCGTATCGTGCGGTCCATCAACCCCAAGTCCGACCAGAATCTGGTGGAAATCGGACCAGGACTGGGCGCGTTGACGGAAGAACTGCTGAAGAGCGGCGGATCTGTGACGGCGGTGGAGCTGGATCGGGACCTGACGCCTATTCTGCGTACGAAGTTTTTTAATTATCCCCAGTTCAATGTCATTGAGGCCGATGCGCTGAAATTCGACTTCACGCAGCTGGCCACGCCGGAGCGGCCAATGCGTCTGATCGGCAATCTGCCGTACAACATTTCCACGCCGCTGATTTTTCATCTGCTGACTTTCCGTGGACTGGTGCAGGACATGTATTTCATGCTGCAGAAGGAAGTGGTGGATCGACTGGCTGCGAAGCCTGGTGAGGACGCATACGGGCGTCTGGGCGTCATGGCCCAGTATTACTGCAAAGTGGAGTCTCTGTTTAATGTCGGTCCGGGCGCCTTTCAGCCCGCGCCCAAGGTCTGGTCGGCTATTGTCCGGTTGACGCCTTACACGGAGCCGCCGCTGGCCTGCAAAGATGTTGCGACGCTAACCACGGTGGTGCGTCAGGCGTTCGCAATGCGCCGCAAGACCTTACGCAATACCCTCAAGCAGTTGATTACCGTAGACGCGCTGCAGTCACTGGACATTGATCCGCAAATCCGGCCGGAACGACTCGGTCTGCCTGAGTTTGTGAGAATCGCGGACTATGTATATGATCACCCGCTGGAAAACGAATCATAA
- a CDS encoding response regulator — translation MTHKNKHIVVVDDDLEIRQLLSQYLSKNGFDVSPAEDGETLFKLLEGVTPDLIILDIMLPGDDGFTICQRLRKSSTVPIIMLTANADDTDRIVGLEMGADDYIAKPFNPRELLARMKAILRRVQPKQSAPSGQPKIYRFGNLVLDTTSRMLVQPNGDKSAISGADYTLLCLFLEKGNEVLSRDEISDVLHGRECSPLDRSIDVHMSRLRQRLGDDAKNPTLIKTVRGSGYVLAVPVEREYGD, via the coding sequence ATGACCCACAAAAACAAGCATATAGTCGTTGTGGACGACGATTTGGAAATTCGGCAATTGCTGAGCCAGTATCTTTCCAAAAATGGTTTTGACGTATCTCCGGCTGAGGATGGCGAAACGCTGTTCAAACTGCTGGAGGGTGTGACGCCGGATCTGATTATTCTGGACATCATGCTGCCTGGCGACGATGGTTTCACTATCTGCCAGCGTCTGCGCAAGTCGTCCACTGTTCCCATCATTATGTTGACCGCGAATGCGGATGACACGGATCGTATCGTCGGTCTGGAAATGGGGGCTGACGATTATATCGCCAAACCCTTCAATCCTCGCGAGTTACTGGCGCGGATGAAGGCGATTCTGCGCCGGGTGCAGCCCAAACAGAGCGCGCCTTCCGGGCAACCTAAGATCTATCGTTTCGGCAATCTGGTTCTGGACACCACGTCCCGCATGCTGGTGCAGCCTAACGGCGATAAGAGCGCCATTAGCGGCGCCGACTACACTTTATTGTGTCTGTTTCTGGAAAAGGGCAATGAAGTGTTAAGCCGGGATGAAATATCCGACGTGTTGCACGGGCGCGAATGTTCTCCGCTGGACCGTAGCATCGACGTACATATGAGTCGATTACGCCAGCGTTTGGGCGACGACGCCAAGAATCCCACCTTGATCAAAACCGTGCGCGGCTCCGGCTATGTCTTAGCGGTTCCGGTTGAGCGCGAATATGGGGATTAA
- the slmA gene encoding nucleoid occlusion factor SlmA, protein MSKDRNNRKEQILQCLAQMLQDEPGERITTAKLAKTVGVSEAALYRHFPSKGRMFEGLFEFIEESIFSRIKLIRSEEISTAQKINKSVLLCLTFAQRNPGMCRLLLGDALQGEKDKLRARAASFFERLETEFRSMLRDGDVLHGQRTQLTQLDSAQLFLSLIEGNMHRFIRSGFRIDPLQGWDEHWGFISQHLFV, encoded by the coding sequence ATGAGTAAAGATCGGAACAATCGTAAAGAACAAATTCTGCAGTGTCTTGCGCAAATGCTGCAGGACGAGCCGGGGGAGCGTATTACCACGGCCAAGCTGGCGAAGACCGTTGGCGTCTCGGAAGCCGCTTTGTATCGGCACTTCCCAAGCAAAGGGAGGATGTTCGAAGGGTTGTTTGAGTTTATTGAAGAAAGCATTTTTTCCCGCATCAAGCTGATCCGCTCTGAGGAGATCAGCACCGCCCAGAAAATCAATAAATCCGTTCTGTTGTGTCTGACCTTCGCCCAGCGAAACCCCGGCATGTGCCGCCTGTTGCTCGGTGATGCGTTGCAGGGCGAAAAAGATAAGTTGCGCGCTCGCGCGGCCTCTTTTTTCGAACGTTTGGAAACAGAGTTTCGCAGTATGCTGCGGGACGGAGATGTGCTGCATGGCCAGCGCACCCAGTTGACTCAGTTAGACAGCGCGCAACTCTTTCTAAGCCTTATCGAAGGGAATATGCACCGTTTTATCCGCTCTGGCTTCCGCATCGACCCGTTGCAGGGGTGGGATGAGCACTGGGGTTTTATCTCCCAACACCTGTTTGTTTGA
- a CDS encoding LysE family translocator encodes MHEYWTEFLTVALAHLLAVASPGPDFAVVMRQSLCRGLKPALWTSTGIGAGILLHITYSLLGIGLLISQSVVAFNVLKWIGAAYLIWVGFQCLRAKPQPLSDEPLQQTLPKETAWQAFRLGFLTNVLNPKATLFFVALFSVLISPETPKWIQGVYGGWMFIATTLWFCGFSFFLSGERVRRVFQRFSHWIERVMGVVLFGLAARLFAATRD; translated from the coding sequence ATGCATGAGTACTGGACCGAGTTTCTTACAGTCGCCCTCGCCCACCTTCTCGCCGTCGCCAGCCCCGGACCGGATTTCGCCGTGGTAATGCGCCAGAGTCTGTGCCGCGGACTGAAGCCCGCGTTGTGGACCAGTACAGGCATTGGAGCAGGCATACTTCTGCACATCACCTATTCATTATTAGGTATTGGACTACTGATATCGCAGTCCGTCGTCGCATTCAACGTATTAAAGTGGATCGGGGCCGCCTATCTAATCTGGGTAGGATTTCAGTGCCTGCGCGCCAAACCCCAGCCTCTTTCTGACGAGCCTCTGCAACAAACGTTGCCTAAAGAGACCGCCTGGCAGGCGTTTCGTCTGGGCTTTCTGACCAATGTGCTTAACCCCAAAGCCACTCTGTTCTTTGTCGCCCTGTTCTCGGTCCTGATCAGCCCTGAAACGCCCAAATGGATACAAGGCGTCTACGGCGGCTGGATGTTCATAGCGACCACTCTGTGGTTCTGCGGATTCAGCTTTTTCCTCTCGGGAGAGCGCGTACGCCGCGTTTTCCAACGTTTCTCACATTGGATCGAGCGGGTAATGGGAGTAGTGTTATTCGGCTTGGCCGCCCGGCTGTTCGCGGCGACACGAGATTAA
- a CDS encoding inositol monophosphatase family protein: MTHSLHDISTFAVDLGLQAGELMEKEQRNAQYETSFKNHQELVTSVDLKVDELIHKRIRANYPDHAILSEENMSDISKVGDLNGPLWVIDPIDGTVNFAHGHYQVAVSIAYFEDGEAKIGVVHCPFQKETFHAMRGQYSLRNHKPIQISGETNLRQALVATGFPYDKSRLPELIQRLQAVMMECQDIRRIGSAALDICWVAMGRLDAYYETVSPWDCAAARLIAQEAGARCGNLTAAPDDMPAELYSKDLLIASPALYQPLADILLKTL; the protein is encoded by the coding sequence ATGACACATTCCCTTCATGACATTTCAACGTTTGCTGTAGACCTGGGGTTGCAAGCCGGTGAACTAATGGAGAAAGAACAACGCAATGCGCAATACGAGACGAGCTTCAAAAACCACCAGGAGCTGGTCACGTCCGTTGACCTGAAAGTCGATGAGCTGATTCATAAGCGCATTCGCGCCAACTATCCGGACCACGCCATCCTGTCAGAAGAGAATATGTCCGACATAAGCAAAGTCGGCGACCTCAACGGTCCATTGTGGGTCATCGATCCCATCGACGGCACCGTCAATTTCGCCCATGGTCATTATCAGGTGGCGGTGTCTATCGCTTACTTCGAAGATGGCGAAGCTAAAATAGGCGTCGTGCACTGTCCATTTCAGAAAGAAACCTTTCACGCCATGCGCGGCCAATATTCGCTACGCAACCACAAGCCCATCCAGATCAGCGGCGAAACCAACCTGCGGCAGGCGCTGGTCGCCACCGGCTTTCCCTATGATAAAAGCAGACTGCCAGAGCTGATTCAGCGCCTGCAGGCGGTGATGATGGAATGCCAGGATATCCGTCGCATCGGATCAGCGGCGCTGGATATTTGCTGGGTCGCGATGGGAAGACTGGACGCCTACTATGAAACCGTCAGTCCCTGGGATTGTGCGGCGGCGCGCCTGATCGCCCAGGAAGCGGGAGCACGCTGTGGTAACTTGACGGCGGCGCCGGACGACATGCCAGCGGAGCTGTATAGTAAGGATTTGCTGATCGCCAGCCCGGCGCTATACCAGCCCTTGGCCGACATCCTGCTGAAAACCCTGTAG